Proteins encoded in a region of the Quercus lobata isolate SW786 chromosome 8, ValleyOak3.0 Primary Assembly, whole genome shotgun sequence genome:
- the LOC115956251 gene encoding uncharacterized protein LOC115956251, translated as MFDSINTKMIIVMLFVFLSLFFVSSSARISQWTDPQKNLPTRNNQNVPEGPNSIHNPITAWTDSLQNIHARINHDVPEGPSPIGNPVGTWTDSLQNIQARINHDVPEGPSPIGNPVGTWTDSLQNIQARINHDVPEGPSPIGNPVSTGINPKKNHPIRNNQNVPRGTNSIHNPITAWTDYLQNIQARINHDVPEGPSPIGNPVGTWTDSLQNIKARINHDVPEGPSPIGNPVGTWTNSLQNTQARINHDVPEGPSPIGNPVEHGLILYKILKQESTTMCQKDPVQ; from the coding sequence ATGTTTGACTCGATAAACACAAAGATGATCATTGTCATGTTATTTGttttcctctcacttttcttcGTGAGCTCAAGTGCTAGAATATCACAATGGACCGATCCACAAAAAAATCTTCCAACAAGAAACAACCAAAATGTACCAGAAGGACCCAATTCTATACATAATCCAATCACTGCATGGACTGATTCTTTACAAAATATTCATGCAAGAATCAACCACGATGTACCAGAAGGACCTAGTCCAATAGGTAATCCAGTCGGAACATGGACTGATTCTCTACAAAATATTCAAGCAAGAATCAACCACGATGTACCTGAAGGACCTAGTCCAATAGGTAATCCAGTCGGAACATGGACTGATTCTCTGCAAAATATTCAAGCAAGAATCAACCACGATGTACCTGAAGGACCTAGTCCAATAGGTAATCCAGTCAGCACAGGGATcaatcctaaaaaaaatcatccaataAGAAATAACCAAAATGTACCAAGAGGAACCAATTCTATACATAATCCAATCACTGCATGGACTGATTATCTACAAAATATTCAAGCAAGAATCAACCACGATGTACCAGAAGGACCCAGTCCAATAGGTAATCCAGTCGGAACATGGACCGATTCTCTACAAAATATTAAAGCAAGAATCAACCACGATGTACCAGAAGGACCCAGTCCAATAGGTAATCCAGTTGGAACATGGACTAATTCTCTACAAAATACTCAAGCAAGAATCAACCACGATGTACCAGAAGGACCCAGTCCAATAGGTAATCCAGTGGAACATGGACTAATTCTCTACAAAATACTCAAGCAAGAATCAACCACGATGTGCCAAAAGGATCCAGTCCAATAG